One genomic window of Polyangium aurulentum includes the following:
- a CDS encoding protein-arginine deiminase family protein — MRRRWTWLCAAGLAGTLGAAACGRGDDNLGLGPDTSGDGGNAGGTTTANGGGGGAGGSDGAGGSNTGGSNTGGSNTGGSSTGGGGGAGGGGGAGGGGGAGGGNPSSVIVDLRADVNRNGTIDLADPTEDQGEDTWDADHGAIFLANIDDDEKACPTTGKTDAQYAACNDAADDKINGPDDLADLARIKVAPWTLAPDNAVGTIGVTNADRVRMFKLVGGNFELFDPGTMALSKADFEAGAELAIEAKDFVRDTAVWDGFVDVTLTVTGTGPDGVPLPEPNDKVRLRVAPILFRHHLDPAQRAYATTLNEPASQVFRKELSAGVTLAGLPNKLFEIQVQDQWTQDYFETAYVSMPGPDGKQHVMHVNIRSANFTNNALRSAGRTVFTVLRGKDVAGAVQYDPQHSNGMDTLNSFGNLETVPPYSHNGKSYPNGRVLRGSAPSFYPDKSFDKMIASQGAQPIIYINTEWLLVAHVDETTTFVKAPSPRGWALGLNDPALARKMLEDARDAGFGATPMFVGKSWSENGPSAQVTIKQVLEDPDVMNESAKAAVEVDGQLAVLKEETGITDAEIIRIPYLHQPVEGYSVAFQPGTVNGIYLSDTVFGPPRPHGPVINGKDIFEAQLVEAFAPYGIKVHFIEDWDLYHRLDGEVHCGSNVTRQVPESKYWWEGGL; from the coding sequence ATGCGAAGACGATGGACGTGGCTATGCGCCGCGGGGCTCGCGGGCACGCTCGGCGCCGCGGCATGCGGACGCGGAGACGACAACCTCGGGCTCGGGCCCGACACGAGCGGCGATGGCGGAAATGCCGGCGGCACGACGACCGCGAACGGGGGCGGCGGCGGCGCGGGCGGCAGCGACGGCGCGGGCGGTAGCAACACCGGCGGTAGCAACACCGGCGGCAGCAACACCGGCGGCAGCAGCACCGGCGGCGGTGGCGGCGCAGGCGGCGGCGGCGGCGCGGGCGGCGGCGGCGGCGCGGGCGGCGGCAATCCCTCCAGCGTGATCGTCGATCTGCGCGCCGACGTGAACCGCAACGGCACCATCGACCTCGCCGATCCCACCGAGGATCAGGGCGAGGACACGTGGGACGCGGACCACGGCGCGATCTTCCTCGCCAACATCGACGACGACGAGAAGGCATGCCCGACGACGGGCAAGACCGACGCGCAGTACGCGGCCTGCAACGACGCGGCCGACGACAAGATCAACGGCCCCGACGATCTCGCCGATCTCGCCCGCATCAAGGTCGCCCCCTGGACCCTCGCGCCCGACAACGCCGTCGGCACGATCGGGGTCACGAACGCCGACCGCGTGCGCATGTTCAAGCTCGTCGGCGGCAACTTCGAGCTCTTCGATCCCGGGACGATGGCGCTCTCGAAGGCCGACTTCGAGGCGGGCGCCGAGCTCGCGATCGAGGCCAAGGATTTCGTGCGCGACACGGCCGTGTGGGACGGGTTCGTCGACGTCACGCTCACGGTCACCGGCACGGGCCCCGACGGCGTTCCGCTCCCCGAGCCGAACGACAAGGTCCGCCTGCGCGTCGCCCCGATCCTCTTCCGCCACCACCTCGACCCCGCGCAGAGAGCCTACGCGACCACGCTCAACGAGCCCGCGTCGCAGGTCTTCCGCAAGGAGCTGTCCGCGGGCGTCACGCTCGCGGGCCTGCCCAACAAGCTCTTCGAGATCCAGGTCCAGGATCAATGGACCCAGGACTATTTCGAGACCGCATACGTCTCGATGCCTGGCCCGGACGGCAAGCAGCACGTGATGCACGTGAACATTCGCTCGGCGAACTTCACGAACAACGCGCTCCGCTCCGCCGGTCGCACCGTCTTCACGGTGCTGCGCGGCAAGGACGTGGCCGGCGCGGTGCAGTACGACCCGCAGCACTCGAACGGCATGGACACGCTGAACTCGTTCGGGAACCTCGAGACCGTCCCGCCCTATAGCCACAACGGCAAGAGCTACCCCAACGGCCGCGTCTTGCGCGGCTCGGCGCCCTCGTTCTACCCGGACAAGAGCTTCGACAAGATGATCGCGTCGCAGGGCGCGCAGCCGATCATCTACATCAACACCGAGTGGCTGCTCGTCGCGCACGTCGACGAGACCACGACGTTCGTCAAGGCGCCGTCGCCGCGCGGCTGGGCGCTCGGGCTGAACGATCCGGCCCTCGCCAGGAAGATGCTCGAGGACGCGCGGGACGCGGGCTTCGGGGCGACGCCGATGTTCGTGGGCAAGTCGTGGAGCGAGAACGGGCCCTCCGCCCAGGTGACGATCAAGCAGGTCCTCGAGGACCCGGACGTGATGAACGAGAGCGCCAAGGCCGCCGTCGAGGTCGACGGCCAGCTCGCCGTGCTGAAGGAGGAGACGGGCATCACGGACGCGGAGATCATCCGCATCCCGTACCTGCACCAGCCCGTGGAAGGCTATTCGGTCGCGTTCCAGCCCGGCACGGTCAACGGGATCTATCTGTCCGACACGGTCTTCGGGCCGCCCAGGCCGCACGGGCCGGTGATCAACGGCAAGGACATCTTCGAAGCGCAGCTCGTCGAGGCGTTCGCGCCGTACGGGATCAAGGTCCACTTCATCGAAGACTGGGACCTGTATCACCGCCTCGACGGCGAGGTTCACTGCGGCTCCAACGTGACGCGGCAGGTTCCCGAGTCCAAGTACTGGTGGGAGGGTGGGCTATGA
- a CDS encoding DUF4389 domain-containing protein, with amino-acid sequence MAAYPVVFGIVRPERFDRLHVLLRFVVFAVLAMFGICVGHVGSFVYFVLPVVVAVLVAQKGSFRYMAEDGPRVATALHWILGAFAYLALLTDRLPTGGTDGPMRFEIHPEASPTVGSALLRLVTSIPLAIALGVLGIIASIVMGIASLFVLFTERQPAQLYDFQCAVMRASARFFAYHASFVDRYPPLTLKPGPSTSAPIMGR; translated from the coding sequence ATGGCTGCCTATCCCGTCGTTTTCGGCATCGTGCGACCGGAGCGCTTCGACCGGCTGCACGTCCTGCTGCGCTTCGTGGTCTTCGCCGTCCTCGCGATGTTCGGCATCTGCGTCGGCCACGTCGGCTCGTTCGTGTACTTCGTCCTGCCCGTGGTCGTGGCCGTGCTCGTCGCGCAGAAGGGCTCGTTCCGCTACATGGCCGAGGACGGTCCCCGGGTCGCGACGGCCCTGCACTGGATCCTCGGCGCGTTCGCGTACCTCGCGCTGCTCACCGACCGGCTGCCGACGGGCGGGACCGACGGGCCCATGCGCTTCGAGATCCACCCCGAGGCGTCGCCCACCGTGGGCAGCGCGCTCCTGCGCCTCGTGACCAGCATCCCGCTCGCGATCGCGCTCGGCGTGCTCGGGATCATCGCGTCCATCGTGATGGGCATCGCGTCCCTCTTCGTCCTGTTCACCGAGCGCCAGCCGGCGCAGCTCTACGATTTCCAGTGCGCCGTGATGCGCGCGTCGGCCCGCTTCTTCGCGTACCACGCGTCGTTCGTGGACCGTTACCCGCCGCTCACCCTCAAGCCGGGCCCGTCCACGTCGGCGCCGATCATGGGCCGCTAG
- a CDS encoding tetratricopeptide repeat protein produces MVDRSPPSRRSFLPPPTDPGEDFLFHLYRGSEMLQDNRVHDAKAEIEQALALQPSDPKGQDLLGIVYFRLGLYPRAIAIYERLIADFPEAFEPRINLGLCYLKTGQPVRARTELEKAVAQAPNHARGWGYLGLAHQALGDIDRAIHAFTVGGHDAMAKRLMDATAGGPPQTARRPSLRPGAFQEIDRSADLAPSSAIPQSVASALDAALPPVNGAVAHFSSTPPVPAAPPPPRVPIIDADPRAATAGPMSSPLSAAGPSLEFAARMPLVAGELARRHLIVFPRDHRVALHSPSGLVLVQAQTGFAVRLSLVRSMAFQAGYAGKTLQRRQRGRQLDEPLGGAGSPLVEIEGKGELVLGPPDGQRLVPITLDEDPMYLREDVLAGFEPQMGYENGRMPAGDGEAVGMVQLRGPGALVAVLPRGFAALEVTEGRSVALASPGVLGWTGRVIPRALAPSEAPAGAKGFVVFAGEGTVMLDGR; encoded by the coding sequence GTGGTTGACCGTTCTCCGCCCTCGCGCCGCTCGTTCCTCCCGCCGCCCACCGATCCGGGAGAGGACTTCCTCTTCCACCTCTACCGCGGCAGCGAGATGCTCCAGGACAACCGCGTCCACGACGCGAAGGCCGAGATCGAGCAGGCCCTCGCGCTCCAGCCGAGCGATCCGAAAGGTCAGGATCTCCTCGGCATCGTCTACTTCCGCCTCGGCCTCTACCCGCGCGCCATCGCCATCTACGAGCGCCTCATCGCCGACTTCCCCGAGGCCTTCGAGCCGCGCATCAACCTCGGGCTCTGCTACCTGAAGACCGGCCAGCCCGTCCGCGCCCGCACCGAGCTCGAAAAGGCCGTCGCGCAGGCGCCGAACCACGCCCGCGGCTGGGGCTATCTCGGGCTCGCGCACCAGGCCCTCGGCGACATCGACCGCGCCATCCACGCATTCACCGTCGGCGGCCACGACGCGATGGCCAAGCGGCTCATGGACGCGACGGCGGGCGGACCGCCGCAGACCGCGCGCAGGCCCTCGCTCCGGCCTGGCGCCTTCCAGGAGATCGATCGCAGCGCCGACCTCGCGCCCTCGTCCGCGATCCCGCAGTCGGTGGCCTCGGCCCTCGACGCGGCGCTGCCGCCCGTGAACGGGGCCGTCGCGCATTTCTCGTCCACGCCGCCCGTGCCCGCCGCGCCTCCGCCGCCGCGGGTGCCCATCATCGACGCCGACCCGCGCGCGGCGACGGCCGGGCCCATGTCGAGCCCTCTCTCGGCCGCGGGGCCGTCGCTCGAGTTCGCGGCGCGCATGCCGCTCGTCGCGGGGGAGCTGGCGCGGCGGCACCTCATCGTCTTCCCGCGCGATCACAGGGTCGCGCTGCACTCGCCCAGCGGGCTCGTGCTCGTGCAGGCGCAGACCGGGTTCGCGGTGCGGCTGTCGCTCGTGCGGTCGATGGCCTTCCAGGCGGGGTACGCGGGCAAGACGCTGCAGCGCAGGCAGCGGGGGCGCCAGCTCGACGAGCCGCTCGGCGGGGCGGGGTCGCCGCTCGTCGAGATCGAAGGCAAGGGCGAGCTCGTCCTCGGGCCGCCGGACGGGCAGCGCCTCGTGCCGATCACGCTCGACGAGGACCCGATGTACCTGCGCGAGGACGTGCTCGCGGGCTTCGAGCCGCAAATGGGCTACGAGAACGGGCGCATGCCGGCGGGTGATGGCGAGGCGGTGGGGATGGTGCAGCTCCGTGGACCGGGGGCGCTCGTGGCCGTGTTGCCCCGGGGGTTCGCGGCGCTCGAGGTGACCGAGGGCCGGAGCGTGGCTCTGGCATCTCCGGGCGTGCTCGGGTGGACGGGACGTGTCATCCCGCGTGCGCTCGCGCCGAGCGAGGCCCCTGCCGGCGCGAAGGGGTTCGTGGTCTTCGCGGGCGAGGGCACGGTGATGCTCGATGGTCGGTAG
- a CDS encoding 1-(5-phosphoribosyl)-5-[(5-phosphoribosylamino)methylideneamino] imidazole-4-carboxamide isomerase: MHILPAIDLLEGKAVRLHQGRYDQVTVYHPDPVALAAELRGKTPLLHLVDLEGAREGKPVQEALVRAIIQAFGPGVEVGGGVRSAETAEAYLALGADRVVLGTAAIDDEDLVRRLAHAHPGRVVVALDAKDGLVATKGWLETSSRSALEVAQGLAGAPLFAILYTDIARDGTGAGPNIPATAALAREGGFPVIASGGVGSLDHLRALACIPGVIGAIVGRALYERAFSLEEALAAAAPIPYPPSRG; the protein is encoded by the coding sequence ATGCACATCCTGCCCGCCATCGATCTCCTCGAAGGCAAGGCCGTCCGCCTCCACCAGGGCCGCTACGACCAGGTCACCGTCTACCACCCGGACCCCGTGGCGCTCGCGGCGGAGCTGCGCGGAAAAACCCCGCTCCTGCACCTCGTCGACCTCGAGGGCGCCCGCGAGGGAAAACCCGTCCAGGAGGCGCTCGTCCGCGCAATCATCCAGGCCTTCGGCCCGGGCGTCGAGGTCGGCGGCGGCGTTCGCTCGGCCGAGACCGCCGAGGCCTACCTCGCCCTCGGCGCCGACCGCGTCGTCCTCGGCACCGCCGCGATCGACGACGAGGACCTCGTCCGCCGCCTCGCCCACGCCCACCCGGGCCGCGTCGTGGTCGCCCTCGACGCCAAAGACGGCCTCGTCGCCACGAAAGGCTGGCTCGAGACCTCCTCCCGCTCCGCGCTCGAGGTCGCTCAGGGGCTCGCGGGCGCGCCGCTCTTCGCCATCCTCTACACGGACATCGCCCGCGATGGCACCGGCGCCGGGCCGAACATCCCGGCCACGGCCGCGCTCGCTCGTGAGGGCGGTTTTCCCGTGATCGCCTCCGGCGGCGTGGGGAGCCTCGACCACCTGCGCGCGCTCGCCTGCATTCCTGGAGTCATTGGTGCAATCGTGGGCCGCGCCCTGTACGAGCGCGCATTCTCCCTCGAAGAGGCCCTCGCCGCCGCCGCGCCAATCCCGTACCCTCCCAGCCGTGGTTGA
- the nadC gene encoding carboxylating nicotinate-nucleotide diphosphorylase, which yields MIAPSLIDAIVDRALEEDLAGGDLSGEACVDAERHAEAEARARKPVVACGAEVFRRVFARIDTRVTCEVLVPDGTAVEAGTTLWRIAGPARALLAGERTALNLSQRMTGIATLTRRYVDAVPAGAKTRITDTRKTTPGLRVLERYAVRTGGGVNHRNDLGSAVMIKDNHIIAAGGITAAVERARARAPHTSRIEVEVDSLAQLEEALTAGADIVMLDNFSTEDVQKAVARVAGLGQARPLLEASGGITLERITELARAGVDVISVGALTHSAPAADIGLDFSAK from the coding sequence ATGATCGCTCCCTCCCTCATCGACGCCATCGTCGACCGCGCCCTCGAAGAAGACCTCGCCGGCGGAGACCTGTCGGGCGAAGCGTGCGTGGACGCCGAGCGCCACGCAGAGGCCGAAGCCCGCGCCCGAAAGCCCGTCGTGGCCTGCGGGGCCGAGGTCTTCCGCCGCGTCTTCGCCCGCATCGACACGCGCGTGACCTGCGAGGTCCTCGTGCCGGACGGCACGGCCGTCGAGGCAGGCACGACGCTCTGGCGGATCGCGGGCCCCGCGCGCGCGCTGCTCGCAGGCGAGAGGACGGCCTTGAACCTCTCGCAGCGCATGACGGGCATCGCGACCCTCACGCGCCGCTACGTCGACGCGGTCCCGGCCGGCGCGAAGACGCGCATCACCGACACGCGCAAGACGACGCCCGGCCTGCGCGTGCTCGAGCGCTACGCGGTGCGCACGGGCGGGGGCGTCAACCACAGGAACGATCTCGGCAGCGCGGTGATGATCAAGGACAACCACATCATCGCGGCCGGTGGGATCACGGCCGCCGTCGAGAGGGCGCGCGCGCGGGCGCCGCATACGTCGCGGATCGAGGTCGAGGTCGACTCGCTCGCGCAGCTCGAGGAGGCGCTCACGGCGGGCGCGGACATCGTGATGCTCGACAACTTCTCGACCGAGGACGTGCAGAAGGCCGTCGCGCGCGTTGCGGGCCTGGGACAAGCGCGCCCGCTGCTCGAGGCTTCGGGCGGCATCACGCTCGAGCGCATCACGGAGCTTGCCCGCGCGGGCGTCGACGTGATCAGCGTGGGAGCCCTGACGCACTCGGCGCCGGCGGCGGACATCGGCCTCGACTTCTCGGCCAAGTGA
- a CDS encoding biotin--[acetyl-CoA-carboxylase] ligase — protein sequence MNDLEQEHVEAALDRVGTKLGRPVTIEAVTASTNDDARRAAQAGAPHGALFLADAQTRGRGRGGHAWHSPRGENLYMSIVLRPRVELSALPTLALVLGLCVARAVDEAFAAEGMRAGIKWPNDVIVDGRKIAGLLVESSLRGGALEAVVAGVGLNVRTTSFPEEIADRATSLAVLGAHEQDRAMVAARVLAALEAALPAFEASGLASFLAELERRDVLRGVPIEVGEVRGTAAGVDEDGYLRIRGEDGELHRVAAGSVVAHGELGRPR from the coding sequence GTGAACGACCTCGAACAGGAGCACGTCGAGGCCGCGCTCGATCGCGTCGGCACGAAGCTCGGGCGGCCGGTGACGATCGAGGCCGTGACGGCCTCGACGAACGACGACGCGCGCCGCGCCGCGCAGGCCGGGGCGCCGCACGGCGCGCTGTTCCTCGCGGACGCGCAGACCCGAGGTCGCGGTCGAGGCGGTCACGCGTGGCACTCGCCGCGCGGGGAGAACCTCTACATGTCGATCGTGCTGCGCCCGCGGGTGGAGCTGTCCGCGCTGCCGACGCTCGCGCTCGTGCTCGGCCTGTGCGTCGCGCGGGCGGTGGACGAGGCGTTCGCGGCCGAGGGGATGCGCGCGGGGATCAAGTGGCCGAACGACGTGATCGTGGATGGCCGCAAGATCGCGGGTCTGCTGGTGGAGTCGTCGCTGCGCGGCGGGGCGCTCGAGGCGGTGGTGGCAGGCGTGGGCCTCAACGTGCGCACGACGTCGTTTCCCGAGGAGATCGCGGACCGAGCCACGTCGCTCGCGGTGCTGGGGGCGCACGAGCAGGATCGGGCGATGGTGGCCGCGCGGGTGCTCGCCGCGCTGGAGGCGGCGCTGCCCGCGTTCGAGGCCTCGGGGCTCGCGAGCTTCCTTGCCGAGCTCGAGCGGCGCGACGTTCTACGGGGCGTGCCGATCGAGGTGGGCGAGGTGCGGGGCACGGCCGCGGGTGTGGATGAGGACGGCTACCTGCGGATCCGCGGCGAGGACGGGGAGCTTCACAGGGTCGCGGCGGGGAGCGTGGTGGCTCACGGGGAGCTGGGGCGACCGCGGTGA
- the pgsA gene encoding CDP-diacylglycerol--glycerol-3-phosphate 3-phosphatidyltransferase, which produces MVGSRLQQGDRVALRSIKRQQRRTLWEDARNVPNLLTFARIVMIPIVLVLLGRGSPRDCFWAAAVYSLAALTDMLDGWLARRQGLVSVLGKFLDPLADKLIVSGTLVWLVPMGRIGAWAVVLLISREITITALRSIASSEGIIIAAGDGGKTKTALQMIGIVCLILGYPYSFTIGIYDFGAVDLVHVGRLLVYLSLGFSLWSAGRYMSLFVDAIDAKNKLLHEAANREAGSTDAG; this is translated from the coding sequence ATGGTCGGTAGCAGGCTGCAGCAGGGCGACCGCGTCGCGCTGCGCAGCATCAAGCGACAGCAAAGGCGGACGCTCTGGGAGGACGCGCGCAACGTCCCCAACCTGCTGACGTTCGCGCGGATCGTGATGATCCCGATCGTGCTCGTTCTGCTCGGACGAGGCAGCCCGCGCGATTGCTTCTGGGCGGCGGCGGTCTACTCGCTGGCGGCGCTCACGGACATGCTCGACGGGTGGCTGGCGCGGCGGCAGGGGCTCGTCAGCGTGCTCGGCAAGTTCCTCGATCCGCTCGCGGACAAGCTGATCGTGTCGGGGACGCTCGTGTGGCTCGTGCCGATGGGTCGGATCGGGGCGTGGGCGGTCGTGCTGCTCATCTCGCGCGAGATCACGATCACGGCGCTGCGGTCGATCGCGTCTTCGGAGGGGATCATCATCGCGGCGGGCGATGGGGGAAAGACGAAGACGGCGCTGCAGATGATCGGGATCGTGTGCCTGATCCTCGGCTATCCGTACAGCTTCACGATCGGCATCTACGACTTCGGCGCGGTGGATCTCGTGCACGTGGGCAGGCTCCTCGTCTACCTGTCGCTCGGGTTCTCGCTGTGGAGCGCGGGGCGGTACATGAGCCTCTTCGTCGACGCGATCGACGCGAAGAACAAGCTGCTGCACGAAGCCGCCAACCGCGAGGCGGGCAGCACCGACGCGGGCTAG
- the epmA gene encoding EF-P lysine aminoacylase EpmA translates to MLEVEGPGLVLADALASLHITLAGKAEVEPGDLAVIEASFLDGRLVAGRVVERIAPREPPTSRSPAAEISGSETERFVARGVGKALRARAEALRAIRGYFERRGFLEVDTPSMVPCPGLDLHLDAFGVEGAPSGKPLWLITSPEYQMKRLLAGGVPRLYQLARCFRRGEIGSRHNPEFLMLEWYRAFAPMDAVVADTEEIVRSVVTLLAGSSVIEVEGVRVDLSGPFERISVGEAFARHAGVPADEAIAMATDDEDRFFRLLVDAVEPALARVGRPVFLVDYPAPFASLARLKPSDRRVAERFELYVGPLEVCNGFGELTDPAEQRARFVRDQEHRAKAERAVYPLDERFLAALEEGMPPAAGNALGVDRLVALGLGARSIGDVTAFPYGWL, encoded by the coding sequence GTGCTCGAGGTAGAAGGGCCCGGGTTGGTCCTGGCGGACGCGCTCGCCTCCCTGCACATCACGCTCGCCGGCAAGGCGGAGGTCGAGCCCGGGGATCTCGCGGTGATCGAAGCCTCGTTCCTCGACGGCCGCCTCGTCGCGGGTCGCGTGGTCGAGCGCATCGCGCCGAGAGAGCCGCCGACCTCGCGCAGCCCTGCCGCGGAGATCTCGGGCAGCGAGACGGAGCGCTTCGTGGCGCGGGGGGTGGGCAAGGCGCTGCGGGCGCGGGCGGAGGCGCTGCGGGCGATCCGGGGCTACTTCGAGCGGCGCGGGTTCCTCGAGGTGGATACGCCCTCGATGGTCCCCTGCCCCGGGCTCGATCTGCACCTCGACGCGTTCGGCGTGGAGGGGGCGCCTTCGGGCAAGCCGCTCTGGCTCATCACCTCGCCCGAGTACCAGATGAAGCGCCTTCTCGCGGGCGGCGTGCCGCGCCTCTACCAGCTCGCGCGCTGCTTTCGCCGCGGCGAGATCGGCAGCCGCCACAACCCCGAGTTCTTGATGCTCGAGTGGTATCGCGCCTTCGCCCCCATGGATGCGGTCGTGGCGGACACCGAGGAGATCGTCCGCAGCGTGGTCACGCTCCTCGCGGGCTCGTCCGTGATCGAGGTCGAGGGCGTGCGCGTGGACCTCTCCGGGCCCTTCGAGCGCATCTCGGTGGGCGAGGCGTTCGCGCGGCACGCGGGCGTCCCGGCGGACGAGGCGATCGCGATGGCGACCGACGACGAGGATCGCTTCTTCCGCCTGCTCGTCGACGCGGTGGAGCCTGCGCTCGCGCGGGTGGGGCGGCCTGTCTTTCTCGTCGACTACCCGGCGCCGTTCGCCTCGCTCGCGCGGCTGAAGCCCTCCGATCGGCGCGTGGCCGAGCGCTTCGAGCTCTACGTGGGCCCCCTCGAGGTCTGCAACGGCTTCGGCGAGCTCACCGATCCTGCCGAGCAGCGGGCGAGGTTCGTGCGGGATCAGGAGCACCGGGCGAAGGCCGAGCGCGCGGTCTATCCGCTCGATGAGCGCTTCCTCGCCGCGCTCGAGGAGGGCATGCCGCCCGCGGCGGGCAACGCGCTCGGCGTTGATCGGCTGGTTGCTCTCGGGCTCGGGGCGCGGTCGATCGGCGACGTGACGGCGTTCCCGTACGGGTGGTTGTGA
- a CDS encoding MFS transporter, whose protein sequence is MKSLTESRWLRFAFFGLLYVAQGIPWGFISKGYTIFLTDQGLSNEALGSVMQVAYLPWSFKILAGPVLDRYRGGRFGRRRPFIVLAEMLMGLPLFTLALADPTSQLGLVSAMIFLHNCFAALQDVAVDGLAVDILPANETGRANSIMWAGKTVGVAIGGGSAVLAKYTNWQTTFVAIAASVWVIMLAPLLLRERPRGDDARLATEGSRLDLRELLRSLLFVPSLVGFLIAFVTPAGYALVGTFTTRLTRAELGLSEERLFAISIAEAIAGVIGSLLGGLIADKVSARRMMGASMVGISLFIGGFGALSHLWSSYAFVALYSVLLQLAICSYSAASLGFFMRLSNPAIGATQFTAYMATTNLCYSFSAKWGGWMADKVGYVNGYFIAAALQVLSVSLLLLCDPQKAEARFRDNEKNAPTLEPA, encoded by the coding sequence ATGAAATCCCTCACCGAGAGCCGCTGGCTGCGCTTCGCGTTCTTCGGCTTGCTCTACGTCGCGCAGGGCATCCCGTGGGGGTTCATCTCCAAGGGCTACACGATCTTCCTGACCGATCAGGGCCTGAGCAACGAGGCGCTCGGCTCCGTCATGCAGGTGGCCTACCTGCCCTGGAGCTTCAAGATCCTGGCCGGGCCGGTGCTCGACCGCTATCGCGGCGGCCGCTTCGGCCGGCGCAGGCCGTTCATCGTGCTCGCCGAGATGCTCATGGGCCTGCCGCTCTTCACCCTCGCGCTCGCCGACCCGACGAGCCAGCTCGGGCTCGTGAGCGCGATGATCTTCCTCCACAACTGCTTCGCGGCGCTGCAGGACGTGGCGGTGGACGGGCTCGCGGTGGACATCCTGCCGGCGAACGAGACCGGGCGCGCGAACAGCATCATGTGGGCGGGCAAGACGGTGGGCGTCGCGATCGGCGGCGGCAGCGCCGTGCTCGCCAAGTACACGAACTGGCAGACGACCTTCGTGGCCATCGCCGCGTCGGTCTGGGTCATCATGCTTGCGCCGCTGCTCCTGCGCGAGCGCCCGCGCGGCGACGACGCGCGCCTCGCAACGGAGGGCAGCCGGCTCGACCTGCGGGAGCTGCTCCGCTCGCTCCTCTTCGTTCCCTCCCTCGTCGGCTTCCTTATCGCGTTCGTCACCCCGGCGGGCTACGCGCTCGTCGGCACGTTCACGACCCGCCTGACGCGCGCCGAGCTCGGTCTGTCCGAGGAGCGGCTGTTCGCGATCAGCATCGCGGAGGCGATCGCGGGCGTGATCGGCTCTCTCCTCGGAGGCCTCATCGCCGACAAGGTGAGCGCGCGGCGGATGATGGGCGCGAGCATGGTCGGGATCAGCCTGTTCATCGGCGGCTTCGGGGCGCTCTCGCACCTGTGGTCGAGCTACGCATTCGTCGCCCTTTACAGCGTCCTCTTGCAGCTCGCGATCTGCTCCTACAGCGCGGCCTCGCTCGGGTTCTTCATGCGGCTGTCGAACCCGGCGATCGGCGCGACGCAGTTCACGGCGTACATGGCGACGACGAACCTTTGTTACTCGTTTTCCGCGAAATGGGGCGGGTGGATGGCCGACAAGGTCGGCTACGTGAACGGCTATTTCATCGCGGCCGCGTTGCAGGTGCTGAGCGTGTCGCTGCTCTTGCTCTGCGATCCGCAGAAGGCCGAAGCGCGCTTCCGCGACAACGAGAAGAACGCCCCCACACTCGAACCCGCGTAA
- a CDS encoding radical SAM protein encodes MKEDSLVVHEIYASIQGESTFAGLPCTFVRLTGCNLRCAWCDTTQAFKGGKRMRREDVRERALSFNTPLVELTGGEPLLQPGAIPLLAELCDAGRTVLVETSGEADVSRVDRRVHKIMDLKPPGSGESHRNRWSNLEHIGARDEIKFVLTDRRDYEWMRDTIAGRELGRLGCTLLASPVWGKLDPKNLVDWVLADGLLVRVQIQLHKVIWGAEAQGV; translated from the coding sequence GTGAAGGAAGACTCCCTCGTCGTCCACGAGATCTACGCCAGCATCCAGGGTGAATCGACGTTCGCCGGGCTGCCGTGCACGTTCGTGCGCCTGACGGGGTGCAACCTGCGCTGCGCCTGGTGTGACACGACGCAGGCCTTCAAAGGCGGCAAGCGCATGCGGCGCGAGGACGTGCGCGAGCGGGCGCTCTCGTTCAACACGCCCCTCGTCGAGCTCACCGGCGGCGAGCCGCTCCTCCAGCCCGGCGCCATCCCCCTGCTCGCCGAGCTCTGCGACGCAGGCCGCACCGTGCTCGTCGAGACCAGCGGCGAGGCCGACGTCTCGCGCGTCGATCGGCGCGTGCACAAGATCATGGATCTGAAGCCACCGGGCTCCGGCGAGTCGCACCGCAACCGCTGGTCGAACCTCGAGCACATCGGCGCCCGCGACGAGATCAAGTTCGTCCTCACCGACCGCCGCGACTACGAGTGGATGCGCGACACCATCGCCGGGCGCGAGCTCGGGCGCCTCGGCTGCACGCTGCTCGCCTCGCCCGTCTGGGGCAAGCTCGACCCGAAGAACCTCGTCGACTGGGTCCTCGCGGACGGCCTCCTCGTGCGCGTCCAGATTCAGCTCCACAAGGTCATCTGGGGCGCCGAAGCGCAGGGCGTCTGA